In a genomic window of Shouchella clausii:
- a CDS encoding coproporphyrinogen-III oxidase family protein translates to MALNQTELNVGELLKRHPELQISHNNYNINVTANFGETVEGAALADLYNNFDGANKPATLYFHVPLCSYICYFCNYVKKYLPQNGNEEEVLDRWVNLLIKESTSTIGQAPWVTKAKIESIYLGGGTASLMKPHQLAKIVAHIREHYTIANDCEISLEGNPDNYQGDEIEQALEMGFNRFSMGVQSLEDDVIKAVGRKHDRKMSIDAINKLLLSNKPFNVDIIFGLPHQTANSVARDIEVLCDMGVPTITIYRLRNADRQKMGIGNVSLWNNDRVREKMEAEGLFPTLEQTYQMREEILKVFLKYGYEPSPCGWWSRKNTYPEGNIPQISKNKWERYDSMIAYGPGVYGWLNDKEGTILQTHNVSDINRYVERMENDESPSSFGRMLTGNEAISTSLGFNYKSNQPIQLSRYQKEFHVDLINDEPYAGVIRSLLESNLLMKLDDDRLLPTLEGEALHEEIISVYFHGQIGQFSSEICHK, encoded by the coding sequence ATGGCTCTGAATCAAACGGAATTGAATGTAGGCGAATTGCTTAAGAGGCATCCTGAATTGCAAATTTCTCACAATAATTATAACATTAATGTAACTGCCAATTTCGGGGAAACAGTAGAAGGAGCAGCGTTGGCTGATTTGTATAACAACTTTGATGGGGCAAACAAGCCGGCAACATTGTATTTTCATGTGCCTTTATGTTCCTACATTTGTTATTTTTGCAATTACGTGAAAAAGTACTTGCCTCAAAATGGGAATGAAGAAGAAGTGCTTGATCGGTGGGTAAACCTTTTAATTAAAGAATCAACCAGCACGATTGGGCAAGCGCCTTGGGTAACGAAAGCAAAGATCGAATCGATTTACTTAGGCGGTGGGACTGCTTCACTGATGAAACCGCATCAACTGGCAAAGATCGTTGCACATATTAGGGAACACTACACGATCGCGAATGACTGTGAAATATCACTCGAGGGAAATCCGGACAATTACCAGGGCGATGAAATTGAACAGGCGCTGGAAATGGGATTTAACCGCTTTAGCATGGGTGTGCAATCGTTGGAAGACGATGTGATTAAAGCGGTCGGCCGCAAACATGACAGAAAAATGTCGATTGATGCGATTAACAAGTTGTTGTTGTCTAACAAACCGTTCAATGTCGATATTATTTTTGGGTTGCCTCACCAAACTGCGAACAGTGTTGCCCGTGACATAGAAGTGCTCTGCGATATGGGTGTGCCGACGATTACGATTTATCGTTTGCGCAATGCCGATAGGCAAAAGATGGGGATTGGCAATGTGTCATTATGGAATAATGACCGTGTGCGGGAAAAAATGGAAGCCGAGGGGCTGTTTCCAACATTGGAGCAAACATACCAAATGCGCGAGGAGATTTTGAAGGTGTTCCTCAAATATGGCTATGAGCCTAGCCCTTGCGGGTGGTGGAGTCGAAAAAACACTTACCCTGAAGGCAATATTCCACAAATTTCGAAAAATAAATGGGAGCGCTATGACTCCATGATTGCCTACGGACCAGGCGTATATGGCTGGCTAAATGACAAGGAAGGCACTATTTTGCAAACCCATAATGTTAGCGATATTAATCGCTACGTGGAACGGATGGAAAACGATGAATCGCCGTCTTCTTTTGGCAGAATGCTAACGGGAAATGAAGCGATTTCCACTTCATTAGGGTTTAATTACAAGTCAAACCAACCAATCCAGTTGAGCCGCTATCAAAAAGAGTTTCATGTTGACTTGATCAATGACGAACCTTATGCAGGAGTTATTCGATCATTGCTCGAAAGTAATTTGTTAATGAAACTTGATGACGACCGATTGTTGCCTACCCTTGAAGGGGAAGCGCTGCATGAAGAAATTATCTCTGTCTATTTCCACGGGCAAATTGGGCAATTTTCTTCGGAAATTTGCCATAAGTAA
- a CDS encoding MFS transporter, with translation MKLLTNRNFILFFFGSLVSKIGDKLYLIAMPWIIYELTGSSFYMGVMFFLETIPFLFVSPLAGLLADRFSHKLLLFLSAFLQGFFLLTIVIGNAAASQIPIIWIFVCGFFIACGGAVFSVVLNSIIPSMFPKDKIVIVNSSFQFLDSTSLLFGSALAGMLISMFGGFTVLLLDAISFFIICAVVLFYRIKKDNIKKIAGGSSWKHLVQGASYVKNHEILKPLLLIMMLVNISNAVVVALLVFFARDTLALDSSQTGLIYTIAAVSQVLLTFFIPLITKTFKRTNRMLLVCLMVSSGGIGIISLSTGWVTLGLAMMVHTVPIIIFNVVNKTLRMQIVPDDLIGRVNGLFLMLSKSTLPVAGLIGGVAAEFIHIRIVFALLCILSLALIVRYWFHPFNQEATTTLERIS, from the coding sequence TTGAAGCTATTAACAAACCGTAATTTCATTCTCTTTTTTTTCGGGTCGCTCGTCTCGAAAATAGGCGATAAGCTCTATTTGATTGCCATGCCATGGATCATTTACGAATTAACGGGCTCCTCTTTTTATATGGGAGTCATGTTCTTTCTAGAGACAATTCCTTTTTTGTTCGTTTCCCCATTGGCAGGGCTGTTGGCGGATCGCTTTTCCCATAAGTTGCTGTTGTTTCTCTCTGCTTTTTTACAAGGGTTCTTTTTGTTAACGATTGTCATAGGAAACGCAGCAGCCAGTCAAATTCCGATTATCTGGATTTTTGTTTGCGGATTTTTTATTGCTTGTGGGGGAGCGGTGTTTAGCGTTGTATTAAACAGCATCATTCCATCAATGTTTCCAAAAGATAAAATTGTGATCGTTAATTCGTCATTTCAGTTCCTTGACTCCACTTCGCTGCTTTTTGGCAGTGCTTTGGCAGGGATGTTGATTAGCATGTTCGGTGGTTTTACGGTGTTGCTTCTTGATGCTATCTCGTTTTTTATCATTTGCGCCGTTGTCTTGTTTTATCGAATCAAAAAAGATAACATTAAAAAAATTGCTGGCGGCAGCTCTTGGAAACATTTAGTCCAAGGGGCAAGCTACGTGAAAAACCACGAAATTCTTAAACCGCTTCTTTTGATTATGATGTTAGTGAACATTTCCAATGCTGTCGTTGTCGCCTTGCTTGTCTTTTTTGCAAGGGATACATTGGCACTGGATTCATCCCAGACGGGACTCATTTATACGATCGCTGCCGTCTCGCAAGTACTTCTGACGTTTTTTATTCCATTGATTACGAAAACATTCAAACGAACGAACCGGATGCTCCTCGTATGCTTAATGGTCAGCAGCGGCGGCATTGGCATTATTTCGCTTAGCACAGGGTGGGTTACGCTAGGGCTAGCGATGATGGTCCATACAGTACCGATTATTATTTTTAATGTTGTTAATAAAACGTTAAGAATGCAAATTGTCCCTGATGATTTAATCGGCCGAGTCAACGGGCTGTTTTTAATGCTAAGCAAGTCGACGTTGCCTGTTGCTGGCTTAATCGGTGGTGTGGCGGCAGAGTTTATCCATATCCGCATCGTGTTCGCCTTGCTGT
- a CDS encoding PepSY domain-containing protein codes for MMKRMNLVLAGTVLISGLALGGYALSSDAVLANEKEENQSGITYKEAEEIAIRETGGGHILQLERDRDDGEDHYEVEIHKDGQEYEFDIAADSGEVKQRKSERIDDEDNDDDDEGSKLPADALSTDEAIKRALEEVDGIVSEVELDKEDGQYVYEIEVETGKNNETTIDIAAVSGEVLKVDMDD; via the coding sequence ATGATGAAACGAATGAATTTAGTGCTTGCGGGAACCGTTTTGATCAGTGGGCTTGCGTTGGGTGGATACGCTTTGAGCAGTGATGCCGTATTAGCGAATGAAAAGGAAGAGAATCAGTCAGGCATCACTTATAAAGAAGCTGAGGAGATTGCCATTCGTGAAACAGGAGGCGGCCATATTCTGCAATTGGAGCGAGATCGTGATGATGGGGAAGATCACTATGAAGTAGAAATCCACAAAGACGGCCAAGAATATGAATTTGACATTGCTGCTGATTCGGGCGAGGTCAAACAAAGGAAAAGTGAACGCATAGACGACGAGGATAACGACGATGACGACGAAGGCAGCAAACTGCCAGCAGATGCGCTTTCCACCGATGAAGCCATCAAACGGGCCCTTGAAGAAGTAGATGGTATTGTATCGGAAGTGGAATTGGATAAAGAGGATGGCCAATATGTGTATGAAATCGAAGTCGAAACCGGCAAGAATAATGAAACAACCATTGACATTGCTGCTGTAAGCGGAGAAGTCTTAAAAGTGGACATGGATGACTAA
- a CDS encoding radical SAM/SPASM domain-containing protein encodes MVMIPYQVNDGGIVGLLPTGKVHFFEEAAKAEFDRFNKGERIDLTALNRYIIPDPLVDLNKFHLSAPAIAFIETTNLCNLRCKHCYANSAYKRPNEMSTELIKETIDQLADAGILQLFLSGGEIFAHRDAVEIINYARTKPFYTQVFTNGLLITEEKLAALAPNTSFFISFDTADPERTIRGGMDFPKLRQKFEWMKKYGHAFRTAISVHRYNLDDAEEIFEWCAQNGYPRPQWLETHPIGRALMHPDILLPPELVDKSIAIYKKCMDRFSKPEFEKPPASEPAEATRMFSLETVKFCQKVERETNQEKCGRTIAYINSAGDVYPCSNCMSNDDYKAGNLRDHSFKDIWEHGFDEFRSITFDEFAGCQSCAVYQEGIWCQFRCPPLAKNVSGDKLGCGATEYLQRFMLEANRYWEERKRAGYKLQLQIDQ; translated from the coding sequence ATGGTAATGATTCCGTATCAAGTAAACGACGGGGGGATTGTCGGGCTGTTGCCGACCGGGAAGGTTCACTTTTTTGAAGAGGCGGCCAAGGCGGAATTCGACCGGTTTAATAAAGGTGAGCGCATTGACCTCACAGCTTTAAATCGTTACATAATCCCTGACCCGTTAGTGGATTTAAATAAATTTCATTTAAGCGCGCCTGCGATTGCGTTTATTGAAACAACGAATTTATGCAACTTGCGCTGCAAGCATTGTTACGCTAACTCGGCGTACAAAAGGCCAAATGAGATGTCAACCGAGTTAATTAAAGAGACGATTGACCAACTTGCTGACGCTGGCATTCTCCAACTGTTTTTAAGCGGGGGAGAAATTTTCGCCCATCGGGATGCGGTGGAAATTATCAACTACGCGAGAACGAAACCTTTTTATACACAAGTTTTTACCAATGGACTTCTCATTACAGAAGAAAAGCTGGCGGCGTTAGCGCCAAATACGTCTTTTTTCATTAGCTTTGATACCGCTGATCCAGAACGGACAATTCGTGGGGGAATGGATTTCCCAAAACTGAGGCAAAAGTTTGAATGGATGAAAAAGTATGGACATGCGTTCAGGACAGCGATTTCTGTCCATCGCTATAACTTAGATGACGCTGAGGAAATTTTTGAATGGTGTGCCCAAAACGGCTATCCGCGCCCACAATGGCTCGAAACCCATCCAATTGGCCGAGCACTTATGCATCCCGACATCTTGTTGCCGCCGGAACTCGTTGATAAATCGATTGCCATTTATAAGAAATGCATGGATCGTTTCAGCAAGCCCGAATTTGAGAAACCACCTGCTAGTGAACCAGCTGAAGCGACGCGGATGTTTAGTTTAGAAACGGTTAAGTTTTGCCAAAAAGTTGAACGAGAAACGAACCAAGAGAAATGTGGAAGGACGATTGCCTACATTAACAGTGCTGGAGATGTTTACCCTTGCAGCAATTGTATGAGCAACGATGATTACAAAGCAGGCAATTTGCGAGATCATTCTTTTAAAGACATATGGGAACACGGCTTTGACGAGTTTCGCAGCATTACATTTGATGAATTTGCAGGATGCCAAAGTTGTGCTGTTTACCAAGAAGGCATTTGGTGCCAGTTCCGTTGCCCGCCATTGGCTAAGAATGTCTCTGGCGACAAGCTTGGTTGTGGCGCAACTGAATATTTACAGCGCTTTATGCTTGAGGCAAACCGTTACTGGGAAGAGAGGAAGCGAGCAGGTTACAAATTGCAATTGCAAATTGACCAATAG
- a CDS encoding glycerate kinase family protein — translation MNIVLAPSGFKESVSAEQVAANMKEGIIRALPEAKVISVPLVDGGEGFTETMVAWTAGTLHSVEVTGPINQQVTAIFGFLGTREKRTAVIEIAQAAGLKLVPKEKRNPLFTSSFGVGELIKKALDFGAERILVGCGDSGISDGGIGMGQALGIRFFDQTGSVVDARKGAVVLPSIAAIDLSGIDRRLAYIPIDVACNWHNVLCGKNGVARIFGAQKGASQMQIDLLDRGLQNLAERIVETTSVRVRDIPGGGASGGLGACFHGLLGARLYPRYEVIFTYLDIDRHIQQADLVFTAEGSIDFQTPKGKIPAEVAARAKSYGKPVIVIAGTIGKGANINYRHGIDVFTSILQTPSSLETAMEKTEKWIRDCTEASIRMVLVGLSLADKEEGQGGKAS, via the coding sequence ATGAATATTGTCTTGGCTCCATCAGGCTTTAAAGAGAGTGTCAGCGCAGAACAAGTCGCTGCCAACATGAAGGAGGGAATTATTCGGGCTTTGCCTGAGGCGAAGGTGATCTCTGTCCCTTTAGTCGATGGAGGGGAAGGGTTTACAGAAACGATGGTAGCGTGGACGGCCGGCACATTGCATTCAGTGGAGGTGACCGGACCAATAAACCAACAAGTGACAGCGATATTTGGTTTTTTGGGCACTCGTGAGAAACGTACGGCTGTGATTGAAATTGCTCAAGCTGCGGGGTTGAAACTCGTACCGAAAGAGAAGAGGAACCCGTTGTTCACGTCATCATTTGGTGTAGGGGAATTGATTAAAAAAGCCCTCGATTTTGGGGCGGAGCGTATCCTTGTTGGCTGCGGCGATTCAGGCATTAGTGATGGGGGCATAGGGATGGGACAAGCGTTAGGCATTCGTTTTTTCGATCAAACTGGATCGGTAGTCGACGCAAGGAAGGGGGCTGTTGTTTTGCCATCTATTGCTGCTATTGACCTTAGTGGCATAGACCGCCGTCTAGCTTATATCCCCATCGATGTTGCCTGTAATTGGCATAACGTCTTATGTGGAAAAAATGGGGTTGCCCGTATCTTTGGGGCGCAAAAAGGCGCATCCCAGATGCAAATTGATTTATTGGATCGTGGTCTTCAAAATTTGGCAGAACGAATCGTGGAAACAACTAGCGTCCGTGTAAGGGACATTCCAGGAGGTGGTGCTTCAGGAGGGTTAGGCGCTTGCTTTCATGGATTATTGGGAGCGAGACTGTATCCAAGGTATGAAGTGATTTTTACATATTTAGACATTGACCGTCATATCCAACAAGCCGATTTAGTATTTACGGCAGAAGGAAGCATTGATTTTCAAACACCAAAAGGGAAAATCCCAGCAGAGGTGGCGGCACGGGCAAAAAGTTATGGTAAACCGGTGATTGTGATTGCTGGCACAATTGGGAAGGGAGCCAACATCAATTACCGTCATGGAATTGACGTTTTTACGAGCATTTTGCAAACGCCGTCAAGTTTAGAGACGGCAATGGAAAAAACAGAAAAATGGATTCGCGATTGCACAGAGGCATCCATAAGGATGGTATTAGTGGGCTTGTCCCTTGCGGATAAGGAAGAAGGTCAAGGCGGGAAAGCGTCATGA
- the tsaA gene encoding tRNA (N6-threonylcarbamoyladenosine(37)-N6)-methyltransferase TrmO, which produces MTGKKQTTTIEYIGHVRSPRTKMTDDHWGSVISEIVVNEKIPLSALKGLDSFSHLEIVFHMDQVDQNKIVYQDRHPRNNTDWPSVGIFAQRAKGRPNAIGVSRCALLEMNGNRLTVKALDAIDGTPVIDIKPYVNEFGPIGEVRQPGWITELMKNYYKD; this is translated from the coding sequence ATGACAGGCAAAAAGCAAACGACAACGATAGAATACATTGGCCACGTCCGTTCGCCGCGGACTAAAATGACCGATGACCATTGGGGCTCTGTTATTAGTGAAATTGTTGTGAACGAGAAGATTCCCCTTTCTGCCTTAAAAGGACTAGATTCTTTTTCCCATTTGGAAATCGTCTTCCACATGGATCAAGTTGACCAAAACAAAATTGTCTACCAAGACCGCCATCCACGCAATAATACAGACTGGCCAAGCGTTGGCATTTTTGCACAAAGAGCGAAAGGCAGGCCGAACGCAATTGGTGTGTCTAGATGTGCGTTGTTGGAAATGAACGGAAATAGGCTTACCGTAAAAGCGTTAGACGCGATCGATGGCACCCCTGTCATTGACATTAAGCCCTATGTCAACGAGTTTGGGCCGATCGGCGAAGTTAGGCAACCGGGGTGGATCACCGAGTTGATGAAAAACTACTACAAGGATTGA
- a CDS encoding sensor histidine kinase, which translates to MNIKNRITLFSTIWLLLLVLAANGAIYVVFQKTMENEAVERAETQMDNMAEALHTADASLDMPRFLRAYLPADSIIRIISEDGKSLLDVARSREMTELPTVYREGEQSEMHRIEGELYTVAAHPVIWENGEVVSLELTEKQGTMENTLRVLQVILAIATLMIVIPSFIGGRVLSNLIVNPIAAMIQTMEEIQKRGTFKRIAFEKKSNDELTKMAQTFNRMMDLLETNYKKQEQFVSDASHELKTPLTVVESYAKLLKRWGKEKPEVLEEAVEAIYSESVRMKEMAQQMLLLAEDESQFKVDCQKIDLVEVAKESALNLERAFGRSIIVDAATNKVELEGDPQKIKQLLFILLDNAIKYSAAPVQITVASVEAEAQIAVTDRGIGIPKDELDNVYNRFYRVDKSRTRGTGGTGLGLPIAKRIVDAHHGKIELVSKEGEGTTATVYLPLHLNH; encoded by the coding sequence ATGAATATTAAAAACCGGATTACCTTGTTCTCCACTATTTGGCTGCTTTTATTAGTGTTGGCGGCAAATGGGGCGATTTATGTCGTTTTCCAAAAAACAATGGAGAATGAAGCAGTTGAGCGTGCTGAAACGCAAATGGACAATATGGCCGAGGCATTGCACACCGCTGATGCCAGTTTGGATATGCCTCGCTTTCTAAGAGCTTATTTGCCTGCCGATTCGATAATTCGGATCATATCGGAAGATGGAAAAAGTTTGCTTGACGTAGCGAGAAGTCGAGAGATGACAGAGCTACCTACGGTTTACCGTGAAGGAGAACAGAGCGAAATGCACCGCATAGAGGGGGAGTTGTATACTGTAGCGGCTCACCCAGTCATTTGGGAGAATGGAGAAGTAGTGTCCCTTGAACTAACGGAAAAACAGGGGACTATGGAGAATACGCTCAGAGTGCTGCAAGTCATTTTGGCGATCGCTACCTTAATGATTGTAATTCCTTCTTTTATAGGTGGGCGCGTCTTAAGCAATTTGATTGTTAATCCGATTGCTGCCATGATTCAGACAATGGAGGAAATCCAAAAACGTGGCACATTTAAACGTATCGCGTTTGAAAAGAAGTCAAATGACGAACTGACCAAAATGGCGCAAACGTTTAACCGAATGATGGATTTGCTTGAAACCAATTATAAAAAACAAGAACAATTTGTCTCAGACGCTTCCCACGAGCTAAAAACGCCATTAACGGTCGTGGAAAGTTATGCCAAATTGTTGAAAAGGTGGGGGAAGGAAAAGCCTGAGGTTTTGGAAGAAGCGGTAGAGGCCATTTACTCAGAATCTGTCCGCATGAAGGAAATGGCCCAGCAAATGTTGCTCTTGGCCGAAGATGAGTCACAGTTTAAGGTTGATTGCCAAAAAATCGACTTAGTGGAAGTGGCAAAGGAATCTGCGCTAAATTTAGAGAGAGCATTTGGACGGTCAATCATTGTAGACGCAGCCACAAACAAAGTTGAATTGGAAGGCGACCCCCAAAAAATAAAGCAGCTGCTGTTTATTTTATTGGACAATGCCATCAAATACAGCGCCGCGCCTGTCCAAATCACGGTTGCCTCAGTTGAAGCCGAAGCACAAATCGCAGTAACAGACAGGGGCATAGGCATTCCGAAAGATGAATTAGACAACGTGTATAATCGCTTTTACCGCGTGGATAAGTCCCGCACAAGGGGAACAGGTGGAACTGGTTTAGGACTGCCGATCGCTAAGCGAATCGTGGACGCCCATCATGGAAAGATCGAGCTTGTAAGCAAAGAGGGCGAAGGGACAACCGCAACTGTTTATCTTCCGCTGCACCTGAATCACTGA
- a CDS encoding SLC13 family permease, whose amino-acid sequence MLFAAVVLSLAVTPSELTAEGRMSLIMLILAIYCWLFTALPPAMVALGALLLLVLTRAVPQELLFESLSSDVIWLMLGTFMIGACMQKTGLAKRMSFALTTKARSTFLLLFVVTIITQVLTLFIPSTSGRASVLLPLYRDLSKQADNERFTKALALLIPTVILLATNATLIGASSHLIANDYLPTLGHERISFVQWLIWGMPFAFLASIGACLMIGWLFLDKRARQLNFHNENQMSEPMTSAEKRTVLVIVAMVGLWLTEATHGIHIATVTIIGAFTLLMPKIGVIKWKEGVEAVSWNLLLYVGAAIALGEALMQTGAAEWAVQLLLGGAERYLIHSESLTIFFLIAICMSAHLYIPSHTTRAVILVPPLLALALAKGFNPQALLFMTMVALNYCLTFPISSKALLIYFEEKPSFKANDLFRLSCLLALVYFGLIVIFFNTYWRWTGLSL is encoded by the coding sequence GTGCTTTTTGCAGCTGTTGTTCTGTCATTAGCCGTGACTCCATCAGAGCTTACGGCTGAAGGCAGAATGTCTCTCATTATGTTAATATTGGCTATTTATTGTTGGCTGTTTACGGCTCTTCCGCCAGCGATGGTCGCTTTAGGCGCACTGTTATTGCTTGTTCTCACGAGAGCTGTCCCGCAGGAATTGCTCTTTGAATCTCTTTCCTCTGACGTAATTTGGTTAATGTTAGGGACATTTATGATTGGCGCCTGTATGCAGAAAACAGGCTTGGCCAAACGAATGTCGTTTGCGCTCACTACCAAGGCGCGCTCGACATTTTTGCTGCTGTTCGTTGTTACGATAATTACCCAAGTGCTTACGTTGTTCATTCCCTCCACTTCTGGACGGGCCTCAGTACTGCTGCCCCTATATCGCGATTTGTCGAAACAAGCGGATAACGAGCGTTTTACAAAAGCGCTTGCGCTATTAATTCCGACTGTTATTCTTTTGGCAACAAATGCAACCTTGATCGGTGCTAGCTCCCATTTGATTGCCAATGACTATTTACCGACACTCGGACACGAGCGTATATCGTTTGTCCAGTGGCTAATATGGGGGATGCCTTTTGCCTTTTTGGCCAGTATAGGTGCCTGCTTGATGATTGGGTGGTTGTTTTTAGACAAACGGGCGCGGCAACTGAATTTCCATAATGAAAATCAGATGTCAGAGCCTATGACTTCTGCTGAAAAACGGACTGTTTTAGTCATAGTCGCCATGGTGGGTTTGTGGCTAACTGAAGCGACCCATGGGATTCACATAGCGACCGTGACGATCATTGGCGCTTTCACTTTGCTTATGCCTAAGATAGGGGTAATTAAGTGGAAAGAAGGGGTAGAGGCTGTTTCATGGAATTTGCTTCTTTACGTAGGGGCAGCAATTGCATTAGGGGAAGCATTGATGCAAACAGGGGCAGCAGAATGGGCCGTACAGCTACTGTTGGGAGGAGCAGAACGGTATTTAATCCATTCAGAATCCTTGACGATCTTTTTCCTGATTGCTATTTGTATGAGCGCACACCTTTACATACCCTCCCATACTACGAGAGCGGTCATACTTGTCCCGCCATTGTTAGCTTTAGCGCTAGCAAAAGGATTCAATCCACAAGCGTTGCTGTTTATGACAATGGTTGCTCTTAATTATTGTTTAACTTTTCCGATTAGTTCTAAAGCGCTTTTAATTTATTTTGAAGAAAAACCGAGTTTTAAGGCGAATGACTTATTTCGTTTGAGCTGCTTACTGGCATTGGTTTATTTTGGGTTAATCGTCATATTTTTTAATACGTATTGGCGATGGACAGGGTTATCTTTGTAA
- a CDS encoding PepSY domain-containing protein — translation MKRKWYWAIGIVVVTTAAVFGTTTLVMGTNDPLLTEEEVRQTVSAKYAGNIVSSELTHAKGKEQYKIILEEDANTYVLFVDGATGKIEQLQQEKKNNDNQPNDGENQERIPKTDAEKIASTEGNGIVESIDYDEKRNVYNVIVVKENSQRIEVDIDGVNGDVIRSKEKPVETGGQISVEEAKQIALEELNGTVVDSELDEEDGLLVYEIEIETDSEEGTIVVNAFTGAIESVAIEGRDDDD, via the coding sequence ATGAAAAGGAAATGGTATTGGGCAATAGGCATTGTTGTCGTTACTACAGCAGCTGTATTTGGCACTACTACGCTCGTAATGGGGACAAATGACCCGCTTTTGACGGAAGAGGAAGTCAGGCAAACAGTAAGTGCCAAATATGCCGGCAACATTGTCTCCTCTGAACTGACGCACGCCAAGGGAAAAGAGCAATATAAAATTATACTAGAGGAAGACGCCAATACGTATGTGCTTTTTGTTGATGGAGCCACTGGAAAGATTGAGCAGCTTCAACAAGAAAAGAAGAACAATGACAACCAGCCAAATGATGGAGAGAATCAGGAGCGAATTCCTAAAACAGACGCTGAAAAAATTGCCTCTACTGAAGGGAACGGCATAGTGGAGTCAATCGATTATGATGAGAAAAGGAACGTTTATAATGTGATTGTAGTAAAAGAGAACAGCCAAAGAATCGAAGTGGACATTGACGGGGTTAACGGTGATGTCATACGTTCCAAAGAAAAACCAGTTGAAACTGGGGGGCAAATTTCCGTCGAAGAGGCAAAGCAAATCGCTTTAGAGGAGTTGAATGGAACGGTTGTCGACAGTGAACTAGACGAAGAAGATGGTTTGCTTGTCTATGAGATTGAAATTGAAACAGACAGCGAAGAAGGAACAATTGTCGTCAATGCATTTACCGGAGCGATTGAGAGCGTCGCTATTGAAGGCCGTGACGATGATGATTAG
- a CDS encoding class I SAM-dependent methyltransferase: MNKSAQRFNQIADNFLKSEVHKASPSIDQLKKLLGDVRDKAICDVACGSGHLGLALAPHSLTSVDPSESMLANVEKLAATKGKSVKTVCAYAEDLPFESEQFDIVVTRLAAHHFTDIAVAIKEMKRVTKKGGTIAIIDLEGYEDKQVDQFNHELELLHDETHIKSYSYQEWLGLLTYAGLTIVEGFSDLSEKPGGISIKRWCEIASSGWEAEREIRAKLEQAPAHFLKTMGIEKREDDFYIPVRTAMFLLTK; the protein is encoded by the coding sequence ATGAATAAAAGTGCCCAACGGTTTAACCAAATCGCAGACAATTTTTTAAAGAGCGAGGTTCACAAAGCAAGTCCCTCAATTGACCAGTTAAAGAAGCTGTTAGGAGATGTGCGTGACAAAGCGATTTGTGATGTTGCATGCGGATCGGGCCATTTGGGGTTGGCGCTTGCGCCCCACTCATTGACGAGTGTTGACCCTTCTGAATCTATGTTGGCCAATGTTGAAAAGCTTGCTGCTACAAAAGGAAAAAGCGTTAAAACCGTTTGCGCCTACGCTGAGGACTTGCCTTTTGAATCGGAGCAATTTGACATTGTCGTAACGCGGCTGGCAGCCCACCATTTTACCGATATCGCAGTAGCGATAAAAGAAATGAAACGAGTAACCAAAAAAGGTGGAACAATCGCGATTATTGACTTGGAAGGGTATGAAGACAAACAAGTTGACCAATTCAATCATGAATTGGAACTGCTCCATGACGAAACGCATATTAAAAGCTACTCGTATCAAGAATGGCTCGGCCTTTTGACATACGCAGGACTTACAATAGTCGAAGGCTTTAGTGATTTAAGCGAAAAGCCAGGAGGCATCAGCATCAAACGGTGGTGTGAAATCGCTTCTTCTGGTTGGGAAGCAGAGCGTGAAATCCGCGCTAAATTGGAACAAGCGCCGGCCCATTTTTTAAAGACGATGGGAATCGAAAAACGAGAAGATGATTTTTACATTCCTGTAAGGACAGCAATGTTCCTTCTGACGAAATGA